A genomic region of Oceaniferula marina contains the following coding sequences:
- a CDS encoding TetR/AcrR family transcriptional regulator translates to MSGEATLEGGRGSTKDRIVEATERLVAESGFEGVSLRDITNAAGVNVAAVNYHFGSKEKLYEEIQGRYINPVNRERLERLEAVLAEGGGVREILEAFMRPFLSMVTRSRVKEKLYFKLVGRCVMDQNMDMSDEMREGFERVGEAYIQALSDVLPEVARDEMWWRLHFCSGVVDQTLLYGGMLKEFTRGESGDPDIETSLSRIVDFCCAGLLSKKGETR, encoded by the coding sequence ATGTCTGGTGAAGCAACATTGGAGGGCGGGCGAGGATCGACAAAGGACAGGATTGTCGAGGCGACTGAGCGATTGGTTGCTGAGTCTGGATTTGAGGGTGTCTCGTTGAGAGATATTACCAATGCGGCGGGGGTCAATGTGGCCGCTGTCAATTATCACTTTGGCAGTAAGGAAAAACTCTACGAGGAGATTCAGGGGCGATACATCAATCCGGTGAACCGTGAGCGACTGGAGCGTTTGGAGGCGGTTCTGGCCGAAGGGGGTGGGGTGAGGGAGATTTTGGAGGCGTTTATGCGTCCCTTTTTGTCGATGGTGACGCGTAGTCGGGTGAAGGAGAAGCTGTATTTCAAGTTGGTTGGGCGATGTGTGATGGATCAGAACATGGACATGTCCGATGAAATGCGGGAGGGATTTGAGCGGGTGGGGGAGGCATATATTCAAGCGCTGTCGGATGTCTTACCTGAAGTGGCGAGGGATGAGATGTGGTGGCGCTTGCATTTTTGTTCCGGGGTCGTGGATCAGACGCTGTTGTATGGGGGGATGCTCAAAGAATTTACACGGGGAGAGAGTGGTGACCCGGACATTGAAACCAGCTTGTCCAGGATTGTGGATTTTTGTTGTGCCGGACTGCTGTCGAAGAAAGGGGAAACCCGATGA
- a CDS encoding DapH/DapD/GlmU-related protein, whose amino-acid sequence MANHPLKELIATDLLQAGFDLVPNDQATPMTVHLPLDHWISVKALCLLARSEIPSCLKDKRGDLVAWKGGDTPDACTGSLVTEAACFRIRYPWDFLQLNEEVLAVVNNSEIYGDVSPLAQIDGHLHLGEGSVILPGVYIEGNVIIGRNCRIGPNAHIRGNTSIADHCEIGNAVEVKNSVVYAHTKIKHLSFVCDSVIGAHVNLGAGVIIGNDRHDGTNHRSKVNGSLVDTGRTRFGSIIGDGAKVGMNTSIYPGRKIGAGRVIRPNTIIDNDLMPSGGAAMARNGYQI is encoded by the coding sequence GTGGCGAATCACCCCCTCAAGGAGTTGATTGCCACTGATTTGTTGCAGGCCGGCTTCGATTTGGTGCCGAATGATCAGGCGACACCGATGACCGTGCATTTGCCTTTGGACCATTGGATTTCGGTGAAGGCTTTATGTTTGTTAGCCCGTTCGGAGATCCCATCGTGCCTGAAGGATAAACGCGGTGATTTGGTTGCTTGGAAAGGGGGGGATACGCCAGATGCGTGCACTGGAAGCTTGGTGACTGAGGCTGCTTGTTTTCGCATTCGTTATCCGTGGGATTTTTTACAACTGAATGAAGAGGTGTTGGCGGTGGTGAATAATTCAGAGATTTACGGAGATGTTAGTCCCTTGGCTCAGATTGACGGCCATTTGCATCTGGGCGAGGGATCGGTCATTCTTCCCGGAGTTTATATCGAGGGGAATGTCATTATTGGCAGGAATTGCCGCATTGGGCCTAATGCGCATATCCGTGGCAATACGTCTATTGCCGATCACTGTGAAATCGGGAATGCCGTGGAGGTTAAAAATTCCGTGGTTTATGCTCATACCAAGATCAAACATTTGAGCTTTGTTTGTGATTCCGTGATCGGAGCGCATGTGAATCTTGGAGCCGGGGTGATCATTGGCAATGATCGGCACGATGGCACCAATCATCGCTCGAAAGTGAATGGATCTCTGGTGGATACCGGGAGAACCCGCTTTGGTTCGATCATTGGAGATGGCGCGAAGGTCGGGATGAATACCAGTATTTATCCCGGACGAAAAATTGGAGCTGGGCGCGTGATTCGTCCCAATACGATCATCGACAATGACCTGATGCCAAGCGGTGGCGCTGCCATGGCCAGAAACGGATATCAGATCTAA
- a CDS encoding MATE family efflux transporter: protein MSDSASSDAEPMALGGKLAGLSLPRQVLALALWPFLQNMMGVGVGFADMMIAGRMAEGESAEAIMDMMGAAMYLMWLLMILQGAMATGAMALVSRSTGAKDMKSANLALGQSLILGIGSGLFSGVMIWLVLPYMADFFGLSALATRHVTDYMRVAALLAPFSGVLFVASSCLRGYGDTMKPFLAMLIVNVVNVGLSLWLVYGLGWGVKGLAAGTVVGWAAGAAFILWFLRPKRRWSPEGQALDDGEPLVLHMRNLRYDMPMLRRVWRVSWPSMIEIIGMWSVHAVGIYFIGKMAAGTMGAHAMVVRLESMSFMPGFAIGMAASTLTGQYLGAGDPMMAKKAVRFCWLVAVVTMGGAGILISVFNTEFLSLFGNPGSSQHLIAAPVVRFVGMFQALNATMMVMKMSMRGAGDTRTVTVYSFASMGAIRVGLLWAAMTWLDIDLLGVWMVMMVDVLCQALIFVRLHYKGEWLKTEV from the coding sequence GTGAGCGATTCTGCTTCTTCGGATGCGGAACCGATGGCTCTGGGTGGAAAGTTGGCAGGCTTGTCTTTGCCTCGTCAGGTGCTGGCCTTGGCCTTGTGGCCGTTTTTGCAGAACATGATGGGGGTTGGGGTCGGTTTCGCCGATATGATGATTGCGGGGAGAATGGCAGAGGGTGAATCCGCTGAAGCCATTATGGATATGATGGGGGCTGCGATGTATCTGATGTGGCTGCTGATGATCTTACAGGGGGCGATGGCGACCGGAGCGATGGCCTTGGTTTCCAGGTCGACCGGAGCCAAAGATATGAAATCCGCCAATCTGGCCTTGGGACAGTCGTTGATTCTTGGGATTGGTTCCGGGCTGTTCAGTGGTGTGATGATTTGGTTGGTGTTGCCATATATGGCGGACTTTTTTGGTTTGAGTGCCTTGGCCACCCGGCATGTGACGGACTATATGCGTGTGGCGGCTTTGTTGGCTCCGTTCAGCGGGGTGCTGTTTGTTGCTAGTTCCTGTTTGCGTGGCTACGGCGATACGATGAAGCCGTTTTTGGCGATGCTGATCGTGAACGTGGTGAATGTTGGTTTGAGCCTCTGGTTGGTCTATGGTCTGGGCTGGGGCGTCAAAGGCCTGGCGGCAGGTACGGTAGTGGGCTGGGCTGCAGGGGCCGCATTCATTCTTTGGTTTTTACGGCCCAAGCGGCGCTGGTCTCCGGAGGGACAAGCTCTCGATGATGGTGAACCCTTGGTGCTTCATATGCGGAACTTACGCTACGACATGCCGATGTTGCGCCGGGTTTGGCGCGTCAGCTGGCCGTCGATGATCGAGATCATCGGGATGTGGTCGGTTCACGCGGTGGGTATTTATTTCATAGGAAAGATGGCGGCAGGAACCATGGGTGCTCATGCCATGGTGGTGCGTTTGGAGTCGATGAGTTTTATGCCGGGCTTTGCGATTGGCATGGCTGCGAGCACGCTCACCGGGCAGTATTTGGGAGCGGGTGATCCGATGATGGCCAAAAAGGCGGTTCGCTTTTGTTGGTTGGTTGCCGTGGTGACCATGGGAGGAGCTGGTATTTTGATTTCTGTTTTTAATACGGAATTTTTGTCCTTGTTCGGTAACCCCGGTAGTTCCCAGCATTTAATCGCGGCTCCGGTGGTTCGCTTTGTCGGAATGTTTCAAGCGCTGAATGCCACAATGATGGTGATGAAGATGTCGATGCGTGGAGCGGGGGATACGCGAACGGTGACCGTGTATTCGTTTGCGTCGATGGGCGCTATCCGGGTCGGGCTGTTATGGGCTGCGATGACCTGGTTGGATATCGATTTGCTCGGTGTCTGGATGGTGATGATGGTCGATGTGCTTTGTCAGGCTCTTATTTTTGTCAGACTTCATTACAAAGGAGAGTGGCTGAAAACCGAGGTGTAG
- a CDS encoding YceD family protein — MKKHLFIDLATLPEEGKTFSGELDPSIFTFDHEDTKATGPLFYDLYVQQFDKEVLARGAASVPISFTCVRTLEPFVKTMESSDLCLSLEAGSGQIDLAELLREEMILLFPDYPRCDEADEPKECILDSRYLAVDKPPEDDVKTPPASEEPDPWAALDALQNEKEENDGSL; from the coding sequence ATGAAAAAACACCTATTCATCGACCTGGCAACCCTGCCCGAAGAAGGAAAAACCTTCTCTGGAGAACTCGACCCCTCGATTTTCACCTTTGATCACGAAGACACCAAGGCCACAGGCCCCTTGTTCTACGATCTCTACGTGCAACAATTTGACAAGGAAGTGCTCGCCAGAGGAGCCGCATCCGTGCCGATCAGCTTCACCTGCGTCCGAACGCTGGAACCCTTCGTCAAAACCATGGAATCCAGCGACTTATGCCTATCACTCGAAGCTGGATCAGGACAAATCGACCTCGCCGAGCTGCTGCGGGAAGAAATGATTTTACTCTTCCCCGACTACCCGCGCTGCGACGAAGCGGACGAACCCAAAGAATGTATTTTAGATTCCCGCTATTTAGCAGTGGACAAACCCCCGGAAGATGATGTAAAGACCCCCCCCGCCTCGGAGGAACCCGATCCATGGGCCGCCCTCGATGCGCTTCAAAATGAAAAAGAAGAAAATGATGGCAGCCTGTAA
- the rpmF gene encoding 50S ribosomal protein L32 gives MAVPKRRTSKMKQKMRRGANRWRTPKLKTCPECESRIPSHIACPHCGTYRERQVLEVDDL, from the coding sequence ATGGCCGTTCCTAAGCGTAGAACCTCCAAGATGAAGCAGAAAATGCGTCGCGGCGCCAATCGCTGGCGTACCCCTAAGCTCAAGACCTGTCCTGAGTGCGAAAGCCGCATTCCTTCCCACATCGCCTGCCCTCACTGCGGAACATACCGTGAGCGTCAGGTCCTCGAAGTGGACGACCTCTAA
- the plsX gene encoding phosphate acyltransferase PlsX, whose translation MNIALDAMGGDNAPFATIKGARNALKLYPEISRLFLVGDSAALQSEMDKYKLDDSRATIIHAPDVVEMHESGAKALRRKKNSSISIATDLVKSGDAAAVVSAGNTGAAVAAATVKLRTLNGVERAGIATAMPNEYGICNLLDAGANPEAKPSHLVTYAIMGAVYARQVLGVEKPNIGLMSNGEEDEKGTTFTKETFALLNHMHNTGRAPFNFVGNVEGHDLFASKLDVVLTDGFTGNIVLKSCEATAKAMSKWLKLEFKRSPFRIMGAAIARGAFKAVKKRSSYEYVGGSPLLGVKGTCIIAHGSSSPLAIQNAIRVAVESVSQEVNPHIEEALLEINRP comes from the coding sequence ATGAATATTGCTCTCGACGCCATGGGTGGCGACAATGCGCCCTTTGCTACCATCAAAGGTGCCCGCAACGCCCTCAAACTGTATCCTGAAATTTCCCGTCTATTCCTGGTGGGTGACAGTGCAGCTCTTCAGTCCGAGATGGATAAGTATAAACTGGACGACTCCCGAGCCACCATCATCCACGCCCCTGATGTCGTGGAAATGCATGAGTCCGGTGCCAAAGCCTTGCGCCGCAAAAAAAATTCATCCATCTCCATCGCCACCGACTTGGTAAAATCGGGAGATGCCGCGGCAGTCGTCAGTGCTGGTAATACCGGCGCGGCCGTCGCCGCAGCTACGGTCAAACTGCGCACCCTCAATGGAGTTGAGCGGGCTGGCATCGCCACGGCCATGCCGAACGAATACGGCATCTGCAACCTACTGGATGCCGGTGCCAACCCGGAAGCCAAACCCAGCCACCTCGTCACCTACGCGATCATGGGCGCAGTCTATGCCCGCCAAGTGCTGGGAGTGGAAAAGCCGAACATCGGCCTGATGTCCAATGGCGAAGAGGATGAAAAAGGAACCACGTTCACCAAAGAAACCTTCGCCCTGCTCAACCACATGCACAACACCGGTAGAGCACCCTTCAATTTTGTAGGTAACGTCGAAGGCCACGATCTCTTTGCATCCAAACTGGACGTAGTTCTCACCGACGGATTCACCGGTAACATCGTGCTCAAAAGCTGTGAAGCCACGGCCAAAGCCATGTCCAAGTGGCTCAAACTCGAATTCAAACGCAGCCCGTTCCGAATCATGGGGGCCGCCATCGCCCGAGGAGCCTTTAAAGCGGTCAAAAAACGGAGCAGCTACGAGTATGTCGGAGGATCTCCCTTACTGGGAGTCAAAGGAACCTGCATCATTGCCCACGGATCCTCCTCCCCACTCGCCATCCAGAATGCCATCCGCGTAGCCGTGGAATCCGTCAGCCAGGAAGTCAACCCGCACATCGAGGAAGCCCTTCTTGAAATCAACCGTCCATGA
- a CDS encoding beta-ketoacyl-ACP synthase III: MSDYTSVIPVTIAGTGSYVPERVLTNAELEQMVETSDEWITSRTGIKERRIARDDEFTSHLATEAAKKALEQADIAGEELDLIIVATITPDTLTPATASYVQANLGALSAVAFDISAACSGFLYAMKVAKRLISDGAYKNALIIGAEKLSSFTDWEDRNTCVLFGDGAGAAVLRRSKEGEGRILATETGTDGRHTKILNIAGGGSACPTTTDNAGQRLATLSMQGQEVFKLAVNAMKKAAEKVIDRAGLSADDVALVIPHQANLRIIDAIAKRLSVPKEKVFVNLDKYGNTSAAAVAIALDEAHREGRFKRGENIVLVVFGAGLTWAATAIEW; the protein is encoded by the coding sequence ATGAGCGATTACACTTCTGTCATCCCTGTCACCATCGCCGGAACCGGCAGTTATGTGCCCGAACGAGTTCTGACCAACGCCGAGCTCGAACAAATGGTCGAAACCTCGGACGAATGGATCACCTCCCGTACCGGCATCAAGGAGCGACGCATCGCCCGTGATGATGAATTCACCTCCCACCTCGCTACCGAAGCCGCCAAAAAGGCTCTCGAGCAAGCTGACATCGCCGGCGAAGAACTCGACCTGATCATTGTCGCCACCATCACTCCGGACACGCTGACCCCAGCAACGGCAAGTTACGTCCAAGCCAACCTCGGGGCCCTTTCTGCCGTCGCCTTTGACATTTCCGCCGCTTGTTCTGGCTTCCTCTACGCCATGAAAGTTGCCAAGCGCCTGATCTCGGACGGGGCCTACAAAAACGCCCTGATCATCGGAGCCGAAAAACTTTCATCCTTCACCGATTGGGAAGACCGCAACACCTGTGTGCTCTTCGGTGACGGTGCCGGAGCCGCCGTACTGAGACGCTCCAAAGAAGGTGAAGGCCGAATTCTGGCCACAGAAACCGGCACGGACGGCCGCCACACCAAAATCCTTAACATCGCCGGTGGTGGCTCTGCTTGTCCGACAACCACCGACAATGCCGGGCAACGACTCGCCACCTTGTCGATGCAAGGTCAGGAAGTCTTTAAACTGGCGGTCAATGCCATGAAAAAGGCGGCCGAAAAAGTGATCGACCGGGCCGGACTCAGTGCTGACGACGTCGCGCTGGTCATCCCCCATCAGGCAAACCTGCGTATCATCGATGCCATCGCCAAACGCCTGTCGGTGCCTAAAGAAAAAGTTTTTGTCAACTTGGACAAGTATGGCAATACCTCGGCAGCGGCAGTTGCCATTGCATTGGACGAAGCTCACCGTGAAGGACGCTTCAAACGCGGTGAAAACATCGTGCTGGTCGTCTTTGGTGCTGGCCTGACCTGGGCAGCTACTGCCATCGAGTGGTAA
- a CDS encoding FtsW/RodA/SpoVE family cell cycle protein, which translates to MKKILGMNWLLVLTMAALLIFGVYAIESAARHLNNGGEYFAGRQKIWALVGCVVFFTTALVDYKWIRWLGIPMYLVGLAMMVWAMLKGNDVHQVSLAGQMFQPTQLGIAAGIVLMGSVLQDLPRVHVIFRLPFVRVLVIGILAGIPFLIVVAMGDMGSALVWVPVTLVIMFVSGIPIRYLAMMMLVGFGCIALAYYIILPQASPRGAARIELYLDMMEGRDVDINGDAYAPHWVSTAIGKAGWKGIGWNASEQKGSLHDKKYIPWKTAHNDFIFGVIGEEQGFRGSLLLLIGYSTLLITCLFIAFGSRDSSGRIIVAAVVALFFAHIFENIGMCILLTPITGIPLPLVSYSGTFVLMCMFLLGLVQSVWVHRNVVPLIAEDEPERRFSEPDGSMGSLVGM; encoded by the coding sequence ATGAAAAAAATCCTGGGGATGAACTGGCTGCTGGTCCTGACCATGGCTGCCTTGTTGATCTTTGGTGTCTATGCCATTGAAAGTGCGGCTCGGCACTTAAACAATGGGGGTGAATACTTCGCCGGTCGGCAAAAAATCTGGGCATTGGTCGGTTGTGTTGTGTTTTTCACCACGGCTCTGGTCGATTACAAATGGATCCGTTGGCTGGGTATTCCGATGTATCTCGTAGGCTTGGCGATGATGGTTTGGGCGATGCTCAAAGGCAATGATGTCCACCAGGTGAGTTTGGCGGGGCAAATGTTTCAGCCTACCCAGCTAGGGATTGCGGCGGGGATTGTTTTGATGGGTTCGGTTTTGCAGGACCTCCCCCGTGTGCATGTCATTTTCAGGTTGCCATTTGTCCGGGTTCTGGTGATTGGCATCTTGGCCGGGATTCCTTTTTTGATTGTTGTTGCGATGGGTGATATGGGCTCAGCCTTGGTTTGGGTGCCGGTCACCTTGGTGATCATGTTTGTCAGTGGAATACCCATTCGTTATCTCGCGATGATGATGCTGGTGGGTTTTGGATGCATTGCTTTGGCGTATTATATCATTTTACCCCAGGCCTCACCGCGGGGGGCGGCTCGGATCGAGTTGTACCTGGATATGATGGAAGGTAGGGATGTCGATATCAATGGGGATGCTTACGCTCCTCACTGGGTGTCTACAGCGATTGGCAAAGCTGGTTGGAAGGGGATTGGCTGGAATGCCTCTGAGCAGAAAGGTTCCTTGCACGATAAAAAGTATATTCCATGGAAAACCGCCCATAACGATTTCATCTTTGGGGTGATTGGAGAAGAGCAGGGGTTCAGGGGGAGTCTGCTCCTTTTGATCGGCTATTCCACCTTGCTGATTACCTGTCTGTTTATCGCTTTTGGCAGTCGGGATAGTTCGGGGCGAATTATCGTTGCTGCTGTGGTGGCCTTATTTTTTGCACATATCTTCGAAAATATCGGCATGTGTATCCTACTGACGCCGATTACGGGGATTCCTTTGCCTTTGGTCAGCTATTCGGGAACCTTCGTTTTGATGTGTATGTTTTTGCTCGGTCTGGTTCAGAGCGTTTGGGTCCACCGTAATGTGGTTCCTCTGATTGCTGAGGACGAGCCCGAGCGTCGCTTTTCCGAGCCGGATGGCAGTATGGGCTCCTTAGTGGGTATGTGA
- a CDS encoding OmpH family outer membrane protein, which translates to MKKYLKFSFMICAMAALGIGSAAAEKLKIATVDMQNLFKEYHRTTEEQQKFSEEFARIQKENNERLAGIRTIEEQLQAIKKKIEDPALGANVKQKKSREFQLKLDEAKAMDRERREFLSRRTRALELKKQASMQGILEEIRKRIVDHSKKEDFDFVLDKSGLSANQVPFLLYTKDATDITAALLVELNADAPKAAAETKKDEE; encoded by the coding sequence ATGAAAAAATACCTTAAATTTTCCTTTATGATCTGTGCTATGGCAGCACTCGGCATTGGTTCGGCAGCGGCAGAGAAACTCAAGATTGCTACTGTGGATATGCAGAACCTCTTTAAAGAGTACCACCGGACGACGGAAGAACAACAGAAGTTCAGTGAGGAATTTGCCCGTATCCAGAAGGAAAATAACGAGCGTTTGGCCGGTATTCGCACGATTGAAGAGCAACTGCAGGCGATTAAGAAGAAAATCGAAGACCCTGCGTTGGGTGCTAACGTGAAGCAGAAAAAATCCCGTGAATTTCAATTGAAGTTGGATGAAGCCAAGGCCATGGACCGTGAGCGTCGCGAATTCCTGAGCCGCCGGACCCGTGCTTTGGAACTTAAGAAGCAAGCCAGCATGCAAGGGATTCTGGAAGAGATTCGCAAGCGGATCGTGGACCACTCCAAAAAAGAGGATTTTGATTTTGTTCTGGATAAGTCTGGATTGAGTGCCAATCAGGTGCCCTTCCTGCTTTACACCAAGGATGCGACTGACATCACCGCTGCTTTATTGGTTGAATTGAATGCTGACGCTCCCAAAGCTGCAGCTGAGACAAAAAAGGACGAAGAGTAA
- the panC gene encoding pantoate--beta-alanine ligase has translation MLCIHTPDKLAASLDLQPTPRILVPTMGALHDGHLTLVKRARELAGPTGSVILTLFVNPTQFNNPKDLDKYPRSLERDLELCKQHGVDLVFAPESGAMYYQDHSVNISESSLTQRLCGATRPGHFDGVCTVVMKLFNLCRADAAVFGKKDYQQLAVIRRMVRDLNIPITIEGVDTVREPDGLAMSSRNTRLTTDQRSDAPRIRKALLAARDAFLHGSSQVQALLELTRAEIEASPENKRIDYLELLDAESLQPIEEVTRPAVMATAVFYGDVRLIDNIEMLP, from the coding sequence ATGCTCTGTATCCACACCCCAGACAAACTAGCAGCTAGCCTAGATCTCCAGCCTACTCCGCGCATTCTGGTCCCCACCATGGGGGCCTTGCACGACGGCCATCTCACCTTGGTCAAGAGAGCTCGGGAACTGGCTGGACCGACAGGATCCGTCATCCTCACGCTCTTCGTCAATCCCACCCAGTTCAATAACCCGAAGGACCTCGACAAATACCCTCGATCCCTCGAGCGAGACCTCGAACTCTGCAAACAACATGGTGTGGACCTCGTGTTTGCCCCGGAAAGTGGAGCCATGTATTATCAAGACCATTCCGTGAACATCTCAGAGTCATCCCTCACTCAGCGACTCTGTGGAGCCACCCGGCCAGGCCACTTCGATGGCGTCTGCACCGTGGTCATGAAACTCTTCAACCTTTGCCGGGCGGACGCCGCCGTCTTCGGCAAAAAAGACTACCAGCAACTCGCTGTCATCCGACGCATGGTGCGAGACCTGAACATCCCGATCACCATCGAAGGCGTCGATACCGTCAGGGAACCAGACGGCCTGGCGATGTCGTCCAGAAACACCCGTCTGACCACGGACCAACGGTCAGATGCCCCACGCATACGCAAAGCCCTGCTTGCCGCCCGTGATGCCTTTCTCCATGGATCATCCCAAGTCCAAGCATTACTGGAGCTGACCCGCGCCGAAATTGAGGCCTCTCCGGAAAACAAGCGGATTGATTACCTCGAGCTACTTGATGCCGAATCCCTGCAACCGATCGAAGAGGTCACACGCCCTGCGGTTATGGCCACAGCCGTCTTCTATGGTGACGTCCGCCTGATCGACAACATCGAGATGCTCCCGTAG